ACGCTCGAGGTGCACTTCAAGGGCAAGACCGTCGCGGACGTGCTCAACATGCCCATCGAGGAGGCGGCCGAGTTCTTCGCGGCCGTCCCCGCGATCAGCCGACACCTGACCACGCTCGTCGACGTCGGGCTCGGCTACGTCCGGCTCGGCCAGCCCGCACCGACGCTGTCCGGTGGCGAGGCCCAGCGCGTCAAGCTCGCGGCCGAGCTGCAGCGTCGGTCGAGCGGCCGCACCGCGTACGTGCTCGACGAGCCGACCACGGGTCTGCACTTCGAGGACATCCGCAAGCTGCTCGGCGTGCTGCAGTCGCTCGTCGACAAGGGCAACACGGTCATCGTGATCGAGCACAACCTGGACGTCATCAAGAACGCCGACTGGGTGATCGACATGGGCCCGGAGGGTGGCTCAGGGGGCGGGCTGGTGGTCGCCGAGGGCACGCCGGAGCACGTCGCGACCGTCGCCGCGAGCCACACCGGGCGGTTCATCGCGGAGGTGCTCGAACCGGAGCGCCAGCAGGCGTCGGCCTGAGGCCTCCGCCGCTGCCCCCGAGCCGGCCGGCGGCATGCGTGCACCGCTCGGCCGGCTCGCGTCAGGCGTCTGGCGCTCGCGTCAGGCGGGCGAGGTGGCGGGCGGTCAGACCGACGGCTCAGCGGACGAGCCGACGTGCTCGAACGCGACCGGCACGGGCTCGTGCCGGATGGTGAAGTTGACCGAGCGCGCGATGAAGCAGTGCTCGTGCGCGCGGTGGTGCAGGTCGGCCAGGACCTGGTCGTCGAGCGCGCGGCCGTCCGGGAGCGTGCGGGTGCGGACCGTGACGCGCGGCCGCAGCACCACCTCGGTGAACTGCCCGTGCCCGGCCGACTCGATGCGCATGGTCCCGGACGCGGAGTCGCTGTAACCGACGACGACCACGCCGGCGGTGGCCGCCAGGTGCAGGAACCACAGCATGTGGCACTGCGCGAGGGCACCGACCAGGAGGTCCTCGGGCGACCAGCGGGCGGGGTCGCCGCGGAAGCCCGGGTCGGAGGTGCCCGGCAGGGGGAGCTTGTCGCCCGAGGTGAGCTCGTGGTTGCGGCCGTAGGACGTGTACGTCGTCGTACCCGCCGAGCCGGCCCCCGTCCACGTCAGGTCGACCGAGTAGGAGTGCAGCAGCTGCGCCATGCACCCACGCTAGTGGTGCGGGGTCTCGCTGTCCGCGCACGCGCACGAGTGTGTCGGCGGACCGAACTAGGCTCGGGCGCATGGCCGATCCCGCGACGTACCGCCCTGCGCCGGGGGAGATCCCCGACGCACCGGGGGTGTACCGGTTCCGGGACCGCGACGGACGCGTGATCTACGTCGGCAAGGCCAAGAGCCTGCGATCGCGGCTCAACAGCTACTTCCAGGACGTGGCCGGGCTCCACCCGCGCACGCAGCAGATGGTCACCACCGCGTCGTCGGTGCAGTGGACGGTCGTGGGCACCGAGGTCGAGGCGCTCGCGCTCGAGTACTCCTGGATCAAGGAGTTCGACCCGCGCTTCAACGTCAAGTACCGCGACGACAAGTCCTACCCGTACCTCGCGGTCACGCTCGCGGAGGAGTACCCCCGCGTGCAGGTGATGCGCGGTGCGAAGCGGCCCGGGACGCGGTACTTCGGCCCGTACGCGCACGCATGGGCCATCCGCGAGACCGTGGACCTCCTGCTGCGCGTGTTCCCCGTGCGGACGTGCTCGGCGGGCGTGTTCAAGCGCGCCCGCCAGCAGGGCCGGCCGTGCCTGCTCGGCTACATCGACAAGTGCTCCGCGCCGTGCGTCGGCCGCGTCACGGCCGACGAGCACCACCAGCTCGCGCAGGACTTCTGCGACTTCATGGCGGGCGACGCCACCCGGTTCACGCGGCGCCTGACGCAGCGCATGAAGGACGCCGCAGCCGAGCTCGACTACGAGCAGGCCGCGCGCCTGCGGGACGACATCGCGACGCTGCAGCGCGCCACGGAGCGCAACGCGGTGGTGCTGGCCGACGGCACGGATGCGGACGTGTTCGGCCTCGCGGGCGACGAGCTCGAGGCGGCGGTCCAGGTGTTCCACGTGCGCGACGGCCGGATCCGCGGTCAGCGCGGCTGGGTGGTGGAGAAGGTCGAGGACCTCGACGACGCCGATCTGGTCGAGCACCTGCTGCAGCAGGTCTACGGCGCGGACGGGACCGACGCGGGTGCGGTGCCGCGCGAGGTGCTGGTCCCGGTCCTGCCGCACGACGTCGAGCAGGTCCAGTCGTGGCTCAGCGGGTTGCGCGGGTCGCGCGTGCAGGTCCGTGTGCCGCAGCGGGGGGACAAGCGCGAGCTCGCGGCGACGGTGCTCAAGAACGCCGAGCACGCGCTGGTGCTGCACCGCACGCGCCGCGCGGGGGACCTGACGTCCCGGAGCCAGGCGCTGCAGGAGATCCAGGAGGCGCTCGCGCTGCCGACCGCACCGCTGCGGATCGAGTGCTACGACGTGTCGCACAACCAGGGCACGTTCCAGTCGGCGTCCATGGTGGTGTTCGAGGACGGCCTCGCACGCAAGAGCGAGTACCGCCTGTTCAGCGTGCGCGGCCCGAAGGGCGAGGGCGCCGCCGACGACACCGCGGCGATGCACGAGGTCATCACGCGCCGCTTCAAGCGCTACCTCGCGGAGCGCGCGGAGGCCGGCGACCTCGAGCTGGGTGACGGTGCCGACGGTGAGGACGAGGACGGCGTGCGCTACGCGTCGGGCCCGATCGACGAGACGACCGGCCGGCCGCGCAGGTTCGCGTACCCGCCGAACCTCGTCGTCGTGGACGGCGGCCCGCCTCAGGTCGCGGCCGCAGCCGCGGCACTCGAGGAGCTCGGCATCACGGACGTCGCGCTGTGCGGCCTGGCCAAGCGGCTCGAGGAGGTCTGGGTGCCCGGCGACGACTACCCGGTCATCCTGCAGCGGTCGTCCGAGGGGCTGTACCTGCTCCAGCGGGTCCGGGACGAGGCCCATCGGTTCGCGATCACCGCGCACCGCAAGCGCCGGAGCAAGGGCATGACCGCGTCGGTGCTCGACGACATCCCCGGGCTGGGGCCCGCGCGGCAGCAGGCGCTCCTGCGGCACTTCGGGTCGGTCAAGCGGCTGCGCGCGGCGACGGCCGAGGAGATCGCGACCGTGCCGGGCATGGGGCAGCGCACGGCGCTGGCGGTCGTGGCGGCGCTCGCCGGGCCCACGGACGCGGCCCAGGCCGCGGACGCGGCCGCAGAGGCCGGTGCCGACGCCCCCGCGAGCCCCACGGACGCACCGGCTGGCATGCTGGCCCCATGAGCGACGAGCCCTCGCCGATCACGGTCCCCGCCGGCATCCCGGCCATCGACGCGGCGGCGGTGCATCCGCGCCTGCAGCAGCCGCAGATCCTCATCATCACCGGCATGTCCGGGGCCGGCCGGACGCGTGCCGCCGCGGTGCTCGAGGACATGGACTGGTACGTCGTCGACAACCTGCCGGCGCAGATGCTCACGCACCTGGTCGGCATGCTCACGACGGGACCTGCCGGGACGCGCGCGCCGCGGGTCGCCGCCGTGATCGACGTGCGGGGCCGCGGCTTCTTCGCCGACCTCGCCCAGGTGCTCGCGGGCCTGCGCGACGCGGGTGTCGAGTACCGGATCCTGTTCCTGGACGCGTCCGACGAGGTGCTGGTGCGGCGCTACGAGCAGGTGCGTCGCCCGCACCCGCTGCAGGGCGGCGGCCGGATCCTCGACGGGATCGCCGAGGAGCGCGCGGTGCTCTCGGACATCCGGGAGCGGGCCGACACGGTCGTCGACACGTCCGAGCTCAACGTGCACGACCTCGCGCGCCAGGTGCGGGAGCTCATCGGCGGCGAGAGCGACTCGACGCTGCGCGTCAACGTCGTCTCGTTCGGCTTCAAGTACGGCATCCCGCTCGACGCGGACCACGTCGTCGACATGCGCTTCCTGGCCAACCCCTACTGGGTGACCGAGCTGCGTCACCTCACGGGCCGGGACGCGCCGGTCCGCGACTACGTGCTCGGCCTGCCGGGCGCGGTGACGTTCATCGAGCGCTACGTGTCCGCGCTCGAGCCCGTGCTGGCGGGCTACCTCAACGAGGAGAAGCGCTACGTGACGATCGCGGTCGGCTGCACGGGTGGCAAGCACCGCTCGGTGGCCGTGAGCGAGGCGATCGCGGCGCGGCTCCGCGAGGCCGGCCACCGGGTGACGGTCGCGGCACGCGACCTGGGCAAGGAGTGAGCCCCACGGCACAGTCGCGGCACGGCAGGTCGGGCGCCTCGGGTCCGCCGACGGTCGAGCGCGGCGGTCAGGGCCCGGCGGTCGTCGCGCTCGGCGGCGGCCACGGGCTGTCGGCGACGCTCTCGGCGCTGCGGCTCATGACCGACCGGATCACCGCGGTCGTCACGGTCGCGGACGACGGCGGGTCGTCGGGGCGGCTGCGCGCCGAGCTCGACGTGCTGCCGCCGGGCGACCTCCGGATGGCGCTCGCGGCGCTGTGCGACGACTCGGACTGGGGCCGGACGTGGAGCGACGTGCTGCAGCACCGCTTCAGCACCGACGGGCCGCTCGACCAGCACGCGCTCGGGAACCTGCTGATCGTCACGCTGTGGGAGCTGCTCGACGACCCCGTGGCCGGCCTGGACTGGGTCGGCCGGCTGCTCGGTGCGCGCGGCAGGGTGCTGCCGATGACCGAGGTCCCGCTGCTGATCGAGGCGGACGTCGAACGCCCCGACGGCCGGCGCGAGACGGTGCGCGGTCAGAGCGCGGTGGCCCGGACCGCCGACCGGATCACGCACGTGCGTCTCGACCCGGCCGAGCCCGCCGCGTGCCCGCACGCGGTCGCGGCGATCGACGCGGCGGACTGGGTCGTGCTGGGGCCGGGGTCCTGGTACACGTCCGTGATGCCGCACCTGCTGGTGCCCGAGCTGCGTGCCGCGCTGCTGCGGTCGTCGGGCGGCATCGTCGTGACGCTCAACCTCTCGCCCGAGGAGGGCGGCGAGACCGCCGGCATGCGGGCCGAGGAGTACCTCGACGTGCTGTACGACCACGCGCCCGAGCTGCGCGTGCGCGCCGTCGTGGCCGACCCGCGGGCCGTCGAGGACGTCGGGCGGCTCGCGGACCGGTGCGAGGCGCTCGGGTCGCGGCTGCTGCTGCGGCAGGTCGGCCGGAGCGACGGCTCGGCCCGCCACGACCCGCTGCGGCTCGCGGCCGCGTTCCGCGACGTGGTGGACGACGTGCTGGGCGACGTGCCGCGCCACCGCCGCTGACCCGGACGGCCGTCCAGCCCCGCGCCCGGTTCGTCCGGATGGGGGAGCGGACGCGGGCCCGCGGACGCGGCGCGAATGGCAGGATGACGCCCATGGCTTTGACGGCACAGGTGAAGGACGAGCTCGCCCGACTGCAGGTCGACAAGACCTCGTGCCGCAAGGCCGAGGTCGCGGCGACGCTGCGGTTCGCGGGCGGCCTGCACATCATCTCGGGTCGGATCGTCATCGAGGCCGAGCTCGACACCGCGATCGCGGCACGCCGGCTGCGTCAGGCGGTGTCCGAGGTCTACGGGCACGACAGCGAGATCATCGTGGTCTCGGGTGGTGGCCTGCGGCGCGGCAGCCACTACGTGGTGCGCGTCGTCAAGGACGGGGAGTCGCTCGCGCGGCAGACCGGCCTGCTCGACAACCGCGGCCGTCCCGTGCGCGGTCTGCCGCCGCAGGTGGTCGCCGGCGGTGTCGGTGAGGCCGAGGCCGCGTGGCGCGGTGCCTTCCTCGCGCACGGGTCGCTCACCGAGCCCGGGCGCTCGTCGTCCCTCGAGATCACGTGCCCGGGACCCGAGGCGGCGCTCGCGCTCGTGGGCGCCGCGCGGCGGATGGGCATCCCCACCAAGGCGCGCGAGGTGCGCGGGGTGGACCGCGTGGTGATCCGCGACGGCGACGCGATCGGGGCGATGCTCACGCGGCTGGGTGCGCACGAGACGATGCTGGTGTGGGAGGAGCGCCGCGTCCGGCGTGAGGTGCGCGGGACCGCCAACCGGCTCGCGAACTTCGACGACGCGAACCTGCGCCGGTCGGCACGCGCCGCGGTGGCGGCGGGTGCCCGCGTGGAGCGGGCGTTCGAGATCCTGGGGGAGGACCTTCCGGAGCACCTGCGCGAGGCGGGTCAGCTCCGCCTGGCGCACAAGGACGCGTCGCTCGAGGAGCTCGGCAAGCTGGCGGACCCGCCGCTGACGAAGGACGCGGTCGCGGGTCGCATCCGCCGCCTCCTGGCCACGGCCGACAAGCGCGCGTCGGACCTGGGAATCCCCGACACGGAGGCGGGGCTCTCACCCGACCTGCTCGACCTCTGACGACGCACGTCGGGAACCCGCAGGGCCACGGATCGGGCATCCCATCACGTGGACACGGACCCGGTCTGGGACCTTCGCAACGTGCTCTGTATGCAAGCGGGTATAGGCTCGGATCATCCGATCGTCACACGACCGTCACGTGCTGGGAATGAACCGGTATCGGGACGGTCGAGCGGCGAGCGGCACGCACAACGGCGTGCGAGATCCCCACCAACCATTGTGTGCGCCGGCCCCGTCGGCGCTGCCGAGGAGGGCACGTGACCATCAAGGTCGGCATCAACGGCTTCGGTCGTATCGGTCGCAACTTCTACCGGGCCATCGTCGAGTCCGGCGCTGACATCGAGATCGTCGGCGTCAACGACCTGACGGACAACGCGACGCTCGCGCACCTGCTGAAGTACGACACGGTGCTGGGGCGCTTCCCGCTCACCGTCGCGTACGACGACGACAACATCATCGTCGACGGCAAGAAGATCCGTGCGCTCGCCGAGCGCAACCCCGCCGACCTCCCCTGGGGCGAGCTGGGCGCGGACATCGTCATCGAGTCCACGGGCTTCTTCACCGACGCGACCAAGGCCAAGGCGCACATCGAGGCCGGTGCCAAGAAGGTCATCATCTCGGCGCCCGCCAAGAACGAGGACGCCACGTTCGTCGTCGGTGTGAACCACCTCGACTACGACCCGGCCGCGCACCACATCATCTCGAACGCGTCGTGCACGACGAACTGCCTCGCCCCCATGGCGAAGGCGCTCAACGACGCGATCGGCATCGAGCGCGGTCTCATGACCACGATCCACGCGTACACGGGTGACCAGAACCTGCAGGACGGCCCGCACCGCGACCTGCGTCGCGCCCGCGCCGCCGCGCAGAACATCGTCCCCACCTCGACCGGTGCCGCGAAGGCTGTCGCCCTCGTGCTCCCCGAGCTCAAGGGCAAGCTCGACGGCTTCGCGATGCGCGTGCCGACGATCACCGGCTCGGCCACGGACCTGACCTTCACCGCCTCGCGCGAGGTCACGGTCGACGAGGTCAACGCCGCGGTCAAGGCCGCTGCGGAGGGCCCGCTCAAGGGTGTCCTGGAGTACGTCGAGGACGAGATCGTCTCGAGCGACATCATCACCAACCCGCACCAGAGCATCTTCGACGCGAAGCTGACGAAGGTCTCGGGCGACCTGGTGAAGGTCGTCTCCTGGTACGACAACGAGTGGGGCTACTCGAGCAGCCTCGTCAAGCTGACGGTGTTCGTCGGCGAGAAGCTCTGAACCTGAGCGTTCAGCAGCTGTAGGTGATGCGTCCGCGTGCGCTTCGGCCCCGGCCGTCGCGCACGCGGACGCACTCATGTCCAGGCCCCCCAGTGAGGATGAGATGAAGACCATCGAGGACCTCGGCGACCTGCGCGGCAAGCGCGTGCTCGTCCGCTCCGACTTCAACGTGCCGCTCGACGGCACAACGATCACCGACGACGGCCGCGTGCGCGCGGCGCTGCCGACGCTGACCGCCCTGCTCGACGCCGGCGCGCGCGTCGTCGTCACCGCGCACCTCGGCCGCCCCAAGGGCGCTCCCGAGGACAAGTACTCGCTCGCGCCCGTCGCCGCGCGCCTGGGCGAGCTGCTCGGCAAGCCCGTCGCGCTCGCGAAGGACACGATCGGCGAGTCCGCGCAGGCCACGGTCGCCGCGCTGCAGGACGGCGAGATCGCGCTGCTCGAGAACATCCGGTTCGACCCGCGCGAGACCAGCAAGGACGACGCCGAGCGCGGCGCTCTCGCGGACGACCTCGCGGCGCTGGCGGACGCGTTCGTGTCCGACGGCTTCGGCGTCGTGCACCGCAAGCAGGCGTCGGTCTACGACGTCGCGCTCAAGCTGCCGCACGCGGTGGGCAAGCTCGTCCTCACCGAGGTCGAGTCCCTCAAGAAGGCGACCGAGTCGCCCGCGCGCCCGTACGTCGTGGTGCTCGGCGGCTCGAAGGTCTCCGACAAGCTGGGCGTGATCTCCAACCTCCTGACCAAG
The Cellulomonas gilvus ATCC 13127 DNA segment above includes these coding regions:
- a CDS encoding gluconeogenesis factor YvcK family protein — its product is MSPTAQSRHGRSGASGPPTVERGGQGPAVVALGGGHGLSATLSALRLMTDRITAVVTVADDGGSSGRLRAELDVLPPGDLRMALAALCDDSDWGRTWSDVLQHRFSTDGPLDQHALGNLLIVTLWELLDDPVAGLDWVGRLLGARGRVLPMTEVPLLIEADVERPDGRRETVRGQSAVARTADRITHVRLDPAEPAACPHAVAAIDAADWVVLGPGSWYTSVMPHLLVPELRAALLRSSGGIVVTLNLSPEEGGETAGMRAEEYLDVLYDHAPELRVRAVVADPRAVEDVGRLADRCEALGSRLLLRQVGRSDGSARHDPLRLAAAFRDVVDDVLGDVPRHRR
- the gap gene encoding type I glyceraldehyde-3-phosphate dehydrogenase, with the translated sequence MTIKVGINGFGRIGRNFYRAIVESGADIEIVGVNDLTDNATLAHLLKYDTVLGRFPLTVAYDDDNIIVDGKKIRALAERNPADLPWGELGADIVIESTGFFTDATKAKAHIEAGAKKVIISAPAKNEDATFVVGVNHLDYDPAAHHIISNASCTTNCLAPMAKALNDAIGIERGLMTTIHAYTGDQNLQDGPHRDLRRARAAAQNIVPTSTGAAKAVALVLPELKGKLDGFAMRVPTITGSATDLTFTASREVTVDEVNAAVKAAAEGPLKGVLEYVEDEIVSSDIITNPHQSIFDAKLTKVSGDLVKVVSWYDNEWGYSSSLVKLTVFVGEKL
- the whiA gene encoding DNA-binding protein WhiA; translation: MALTAQVKDELARLQVDKTSCRKAEVAATLRFAGGLHIISGRIVIEAELDTAIAARRLRQAVSEVYGHDSEIIVVSGGGLRRGSHYVVRVVKDGESLARQTGLLDNRGRPVRGLPPQVVAGGVGEAEAAWRGAFLAHGSLTEPGRSSSLEITCPGPEAALALVGAARRMGIPTKAREVRGVDRVVIRDGDAIGAMLTRLGAHETMLVWEERRVRREVRGTANRLANFDDANLRRSARAAVAAGARVERAFEILGEDLPEHLREAGQLRLAHKDASLEELGKLADPPLTKDAVAGRIRRLLATADKRASDLGIPDTEAGLSPDLLDL
- a CDS encoding phosphoglycerate kinase, whose amino-acid sequence is MKTIEDLGDLRGKRVLVRSDFNVPLDGTTITDDGRVRAALPTLTALLDAGARVVVTAHLGRPKGAPEDKYSLAPVAARLGELLGKPVALAKDTIGESAQATVAALQDGEIALLENIRFDPRETSKDDAERGALADDLAALADAFVSDGFGVVHRKQASVYDVALKLPHAVGKLVLTEVESLKKATESPARPYVVVLGGSKVSDKLGVISNLLTKADRLVIGGGMLFTFLAAKGYSVGSSLLEADQIDTVKGYLAQAESQGVEIVLPVDIRVADEFKADSPASVVAADAIPDGKIGLDIGPESEALFASKITDAKTVVWNGPAGVFEFEAFAGGTKAVAQALIDAGAQGGFTIVGGGDSAAAVRTLGFDEAKFGHISTGGGASLEFLEGKTLPGIAVLED
- a CDS encoding OsmC family protein, whose protein sequence is MAQLLHSYSVDLTWTGAGSAGTTTYTSYGRNHELTSGDKLPLPGTSDPGFRGDPARWSPEDLLVGALAQCHMLWFLHLAATAGVVVVGYSDSASGTMRIESAGHGQFTEVVLRPRVTVRTRTLPDGRALDDQVLADLHHRAHEHCFIARSVNFTIRHEPVPVAFEHVGSSAEPSV
- the uvrC gene encoding excinuclease ABC subunit UvrC: MADPATYRPAPGEIPDAPGVYRFRDRDGRVIYVGKAKSLRSRLNSYFQDVAGLHPRTQQMVTTASSVQWTVVGTEVEALALEYSWIKEFDPRFNVKYRDDKSYPYLAVTLAEEYPRVQVMRGAKRPGTRYFGPYAHAWAIRETVDLLLRVFPVRTCSAGVFKRARQQGRPCLLGYIDKCSAPCVGRVTADEHHQLAQDFCDFMAGDATRFTRRLTQRMKDAAAELDYEQAARLRDDIATLQRATERNAVVLADGTDADVFGLAGDELEAAVQVFHVRDGRIRGQRGWVVEKVEDLDDADLVEHLLQQVYGADGTDAGAVPREVLVPVLPHDVEQVQSWLSGLRGSRVQVRVPQRGDKRELAATVLKNAEHALVLHRTRRAGDLTSRSQALQEIQEALALPTAPLRIECYDVSHNQGTFQSASMVVFEDGLARKSEYRLFSVRGPKGEGAADDTAAMHEVITRRFKRYLAERAEAGDLELGDGADGEDEDGVRYASGPIDETTGRPRRFAYPPNLVVVDGGPPQVAAAAAALEELGITDVALCGLAKRLEEVWVPGDDYPVILQRSSEGLYLLQRVRDEAHRFAITAHRKRRSKGMTASVLDDIPGLGPARQQALLRHFGSVKRLRAATAEEIATVPGMGQRTALAVVAALAGPTDAAQAADAAAEAGADAPASPTDAPAGMLAP
- the rapZ gene encoding RNase adapter RapZ yields the protein MSDEPSPITVPAGIPAIDAAAVHPRLQQPQILIITGMSGAGRTRAAAVLEDMDWYVVDNLPAQMLTHLVGMLTTGPAGTRAPRVAAVIDVRGRGFFADLAQVLAGLRDAGVEYRILFLDASDEVLVRRYEQVRRPHPLQGGGRILDGIAEERAVLSDIRERADTVVDTSELNVHDLARQVRELIGGESDSTLRVNVVSFGFKYGIPLDADHVVDMRFLANPYWVTELRHLTGRDAPVRDYVLGLPGAVTFIERYVSALEPVLAGYLNEEKRYVTIAVGCTGGKHRSVAVSEAIAARLREAGHRVTVAARDLGKE